One Desulfobotulus mexicanus DNA window includes the following coding sequences:
- a CDS encoding TonB-dependent receptor, whose amino-acid sequence MNPAHAVFFLFFSAFIVSLFPGFASGDSPVKLETIVVTAGREDKGAERLARPVRVLDRQDLSRIPGAGLVDVLAREAGLVPREGVGKSGGLDIRGMGDTSSSNVLVLLDDVPMNARDLSGVDFSTIAMEDIERIEIIRGSGAVHWGSGAVGGVIRIVTKKPAELSATLSSETGSFGHRKNRIQTSGSSKDFAFRLYGGHNQTSGYRENSAFEAKDAGLDLRLGRKGPFSFALSGHVHEDTYGLPGPVTAGRSRKSASTPHDGGETFEKRFTARAEGDFDSIGTLKLQRSLRYRDQKMDMTGRQSWEEMEILPVDIAVTEKILRADYHLPFAGNSLHLGLDHLESHYIRTDPDANLARRHNGRIIEYGAFAAADLGITESLRLALGGRYHHVDADYRYDRMDLQEWRQYALRSEAWEKQAWDAGLIYEVNSELHLYTSFASSFRSPNVDELAKASSDLRPQETRHMELGFRTFAPGRYRLEAGLFSMEAHDEIYYDSLLQENRNYEDTTLRRGLETSLSLYPSPSLSFRLDMTLMQARFEKKDTVIPLVPERHAGLQISWEPVEVVGLHLAGRWFDSRYDGNDYDNREKKLDAFHVWDIRARLHRAPLDIFMEINNMLDEEYALAAYSGAFYPMPGRQFKAGVALWF is encoded by the coding sequence ATGAATCCAGCCCATGCTGTATTTTTCCTTTTTTTTTCTGCTTTTATTGTTTCCTTATTTCCCGGTTTTGCCTCAGGAGATTCACCTGTAAAGCTTGAAACCATTGTGGTGACGGCGGGTCGGGAAGATAAGGGGGCGGAAAGGCTTGCCAGACCAGTCCGGGTCTTGGACAGGCAAGACCTGAGCCGCATACCCGGAGCCGGGCTGGTGGATGTGCTGGCAAGGGAGGCTGGGCTTGTTCCCAGAGAAGGTGTGGGGAAATCAGGAGGGCTGGATATAAGGGGTATGGGAGACACATCATCCAGCAATGTTCTGGTGCTGCTGGATGATGTTCCCATGAACGCAAGGGATCTTTCAGGTGTGGATTTTTCCACCATCGCCATGGAAGACATTGAGCGCATAGAGATTATCCGTGGCAGCGGAGCCGTACACTGGGGCAGCGGAGCTGTGGGTGGTGTTATCCGTATTGTCACGAAAAAACCGGCAGAACTTTCTGCCACCCTCTCCTCGGAGACGGGAAGTTTTGGGCATAGAAAAAACCGAATCCAGACTTCCGGCAGCAGTAAAGATTTTGCCTTCCGTCTTTATGGCGGACATAATCAAACCAGTGGTTATCGGGAGAACAGTGCCTTTGAAGCGAAAGATGCGGGGCTGGATCTTCGTCTTGGTAGAAAAGGCCCTTTCTCCTTTGCTCTGTCCGGCCATGTTCATGAAGATACCTATGGTCTTCCCGGCCCTGTTACTGCGGGCAGATCCCGTAAAAGCGCATCCACTCCCCATGACGGCGGAGAAACCTTTGAAAAAAGATTCACGGCAAGGGCGGAAGGCGATTTTGATTCCATCGGAACCCTGAAGTTGCAACGCAGTTTGCGTTACAGGGATCAGAAAATGGATATGACGGGCAGGCAGAGCTGGGAAGAGATGGAAATTTTGCCCGTGGATATTGCGGTTACGGAAAAAATATTGCGTGCAGATTATCATCTTCCCTTTGCCGGAAACAGCCTGCATCTTGGCCTTGATCATCTGGAAAGCCATTATATAAGAACAGATCCCGATGCTAATCTAGCCCGTCGTCACAATGGAAGAATTATTGAATACGGTGCTTTTGCAGCAGCTGATTTAGGTATAACGGAATCCTTGCGGCTGGCTCTGGGGGGACGCTACCATCATGTGGATGCGGATTATCGTTATGACAGAATGGATCTTCAGGAATGGCGGCAGTATGCTTTAAGGAGCGAGGCATGGGAAAAGCAGGCATGGGATGCAGGGCTTATTTACGAAGTAAATTCAGAATTACATCTTTACACTTCCTTTGCCAGCAGTTTCAGAAGTCCCAATGTGGATGAACTGGCAAAGGCGTCATCGGATTTGAGACCCCAGGAAACCCGACATATGGAGCTGGGTTTCCGCACTTTTGCCCCTGGCCGGTACCGGCTGGAAGCGGGGCTTTTTTCCATGGAAGCCCATGATGAAATTTATTATGACAGTCTTCTGCAGGAAAACCGCAATTACGAAGATACTACCCTGAGGCGGGGGCTTGAAACTTCCTTGAGTCTTTATCCTTCACCTTCATTGAGTTTTCGTCTGGACATGACTTTGATGCAGGCCAGATTTGAAAAAAAGGATACGGTTATTCCCCTTGTACCTGAGCGCCATGCAGGTCTGCAGATCTCATGGGAGCCTGTGGAAGTAGTTGGGCTTCATCTGGCAGGCCGCTGGTTTGACAGCCGCTATGACGGCAATGATTATGATAACAGGGAAAAGAAGCTGGATGCCTTCCATGTCTGGGATATACGGGCCCGTCTGCACAGGGCACCTTTGGATATCTTCATGGAAATAAATAATATGCTGGATGAAGAATATGCCCTGGCTGCCTATTCAGGGGCATTTTATCCCATGCCGGGCAGGCAGTTTAAAGCGGGGGTGGCCTTATGGTTTTAA
- a CDS encoding DUF4465 domain-containing protein codes for MMRRQAWMTSLVLVLLTGFLPLYLWAQTFVPATFEDVDRKHFTDGYWNGSDGSGEIRSGTMTFKNDYNQEWSAWSGFALSTKKDTWTKDFSNQYSAITGEGIDGSSTYAVGYIGGASPELVLDSPHTLSGLYVTNTTYAYGSMEKGDDFAKKFVAGDWLRLTIEGRNSAGDIAGRQVVYLADFRSGASSPYILDTWKWVDLASMGPVKRLSFSLESTDMGEWGMNTPAYFALDNVGGPRIKEAEGSSSSCFINSLGF; via the coding sequence ATGATGAGAAGACAGGCATGGATGACGAGTTTGGTTCTGGTTCTGCTGACGGGATTTCTTCCCCTTTATCTATGGGCTCAGACCTTTGTTCCGGCAACCTTTGAGGATGTGGACCGGAAACATTTTACCGATGGTTACTGGAACGGCAGTGACGGTAGTGGGGAAATACGGTCAGGCACCATGACCTTTAAAAATGATTATAATCAGGAATGGAGTGCCTGGAGCGGTTTTGCCCTTTCTACGAAAAAGGATACCTGGACAAAGGATTTTTCAAACCAGTACAGCGCCATAACCGGCGAAGGTATTGATGGTTCTTCTACCTATGCCGTTGGATATATTGGTGGAGCAAGCCCTGAACTGGTGCTGGATTCCCCGCATACCCTCAGCGGTCTTTATGTGACCAACACCACCTATGCTTACGGTTCCATGGAAAAAGGGGATGATTTTGCAAAAAAATTTGTTGCAGGAGACTGGTTGCGTCTGACCATAGAAGGCCGCAACTCAGCAGGCGATATAGCAGGTCGGCAGGTGGTTTATCTGGCGGATTTCCGGTCAGGTGCGTCCAGTCCTTATATTCTGGATACATGGAAATGGGTGGATCTTGCCTCCATGGGACCAGTAAAGCGCCTCTCCTTTTCCCTTGAATCCACGGATATGGGTGAGTGGGGCATGAACACCCCCGCCTATTTTGCCCTGGACAATGTGGGTGGTCCGCGTATCAAAGAAGCGGAAGGTTCCAGCTCCAGCTGTTTTATCAATTCTCTGGGTTTTTGA
- a CDS encoding FecCD family ABC transporter permease, protein MIGSAEKIHWLIYGLLALGALCILPFFGAEATPPAAFFELFSGERSLSAEILLHHRFPRVLLAFICGMGLAACGAALQVMLENPLAEPFVLGIAGCAAVGASMALSFPVWLVYCGPFSSVQILAFAGSLMAVGLSLKLASRFGGAAETVILAGVTVNILCGALMMLIRYFVDPSRLVVMDRWLMGGLDVVGWDSLMAMFPFVIIGSLLLFPLGPALNLMAVDPVLARAHGVPVSRVRLRICLATGCLVGAAVAFSGPIGFVGLIIPQAVRRISGPDMRTGLFFSALAGGAFLAFCDMLARTLVAPTEMPVGILTAVIGGPVFLRMLWKRSL, encoded by the coding sequence GTGATTGGAAGTGCAGAAAAAATTCACTGGCTGATCTACGGTCTTCTGGCTCTTGGGGCACTCTGCATTCTCCCTTTTTTTGGGGCGGAAGCAACGCCACCCGCTGCTTTTTTTGAGCTTTTTTCCGGGGAAAGGAGTCTTTCCGCAGAAATTCTTCTTCATCACCGATTTCCAAGGGTGCTGCTGGCCTTTATCTGCGGCATGGGACTGGCTGCCTGTGGTGCTGCTTTGCAGGTAATGCTGGAAAATCCCCTGGCAGAGCCCTTTGTACTGGGCATTGCAGGCTGTGCCGCTGTCGGTGCTTCCATGGCCCTTTCTTTTCCTGTCTGGCTTGTGTATTGCGGCCCATTTTCTTCGGTTCAGATACTTGCCTTTGCCGGATCATTGATGGCTGTGGGGCTTTCCCTGAAGCTGGCTTCCCGTTTCGGCGGGGCTGCTGAAACGGTTATCCTTGCCGGTGTAACAGTGAATATCCTCTGTGGTGCCCTGATGATGCTGATCCGTTATTTTGTGGACCCATCAAGGCTTGTGGTGATGGATCGCTGGCTAATGGGCGGGCTGGATGTGGTGGGCTGGGACAGCCTTATGGCCATGTTTCCCTTTGTTATAATAGGAAGCCTCCTGCTTTTTCCCTTAGGCCCGGCCTTGAATCTCATGGCTGTTGATCCTGTTCTTGCAAGGGCTCACGGGGTACCCGTCAGCCGGGTGCGTCTGCGGATCTGCCTTGCCACAGGATGTCTTGTGGGTGCGGCTGTGGCTTTTTCCGGTCCCATCGGCTTTGTGGGCCTGATTATTCCCCAGGCCGTGCGGAGGATTTCCGGTCCGGATATGCGTACGGGACTCTTTTTTTCGGCTTTGGCAGGGGGAGCTTTCCTTGCCTTCTGTGACATGCTGGCAAGAACCCTTGTGGCTCCTACGGAAATGCCCGTGGGTATTTTGACCGCTGTGATTGGTGGGCCTGTTTTTTTGAGGATGCTTTGGAAACGCTCCCTGTAA
- a CDS encoding ABC transporter ATP-binding protein — translation MGELRGEALEFSRENDFLLGPVDVEVQQKGLCCIIGPNGGGKSTLLQILAGVLRPDKGKVLLEGRPVAQLQRRDVAVRVGYLPQVVRSLYAFRTDAVVAMGRFPVDGGHIGRASAREAAMAAMEKTGILHLKGRFLSDLSGGERQRVLLASVLCRNPDYLLLDEPTTGLDPHHGAEFFSLLQKETRSSSGALVVSHDINLAAAFADNLIFMDQGRILARGKPADVMNSEVLARAYGRSMAVWSHPDGRGGRVLLPERKDFL, via the coding sequence ATGGGAGAATTAAGGGGTGAAGCCCTTGAGTTTTCCCGGGAAAATGATTTTTTGCTCGGTCCTGTGGATGTGGAGGTTCAGCAGAAGGGACTATGCTGCATAATAGGTCCCAATGGCGGGGGCAAATCCACCCTTTTGCAGATTCTTGCAGGCGTACTCAGGCCTGACAAGGGTAAGGTTCTGCTGGAAGGACGGCCAGTGGCGCAGCTCCAGCGCAGGGATGTTGCTGTCAGGGTGGGTTATCTGCCCCAGGTCGTACGCTCCCTTTATGCTTTCCGAACGGATGCCGTGGTGGCCATGGGCCGTTTTCCCGTGGATGGCGGGCATATTGGGAGGGCTTCTGCCCGGGAGGCGGCAATGGCTGCCATGGAAAAAACCGGGATACTTCATTTGAAAGGTCGTTTTCTTTCCGATCTTTCCGGTGGAGAGCGGCAGAGGGTGCTGCTGGCCTCTGTACTTTGCAGAAATCCCGACTACCTGCTGCTGGATGAACCGACCACAGGCCTTGATCCCCATCATGGGGCTGAATTTTTTTCCCTTTTGCAAAAAGAAACAAGATCCAGTTCCGGTGCGCTGGTGGTGAGCCATGATATCAATCTGGCCGCAGCCTTTGCGGACAATTTGATTTTTATGGATCAGGGACGGATTCTGGCCAGAGGAAAGCCTGCTGATGTTATGAATTCCGAAGTTCTTGCCAGAGCCTATGGCAGATCCATGGCCGTATGGTCCCATCCCGATGGCAGAGGCGGCAGGGTGCTGTTGCCGGAGAGGAAGGATTTTCTGTGA
- a CDS encoding ABC transporter substrate-binding protein — translation MKKNAAFFGIFLLFFPFVLSAETRRILPMAPNLVEAVFALGAGDMVAAIPEYTSWPPEALDLPVVGGYFNPNLERIAAIRPDLVILQGRHEKMDTYCRRQGIPVLRVSMENRASITEGILVLGKALERENEAVKLVDSLEAELEKLRIRYERANPPAILLVLGTTPGTLSQIMTAGKDSYLTELIALAGGRNIFDDHPQRYPSISKEAILMRQPDIILELLPGESPPAPEDLVRKWRALGPLPAVRHGRIRVLSASHLQMAGPRIPEATALLGEVMEEMMLWEN, via the coding sequence ATGAAAAAAAACGCTGCCTTTTTTGGGATTTTCCTTCTTTTTTTCCCCTTTGTTCTTTCCGCTGAAACCCGGCGTATTCTGCCCATGGCTCCTAATCTTGTGGAGGCTGTGTTTGCGCTGGGAGCGGGAGATATGGTGGCGGCCATTCCTGAATATACCTCATGGCCTCCCGAGGCACTGGATCTTCCAGTGGTGGGAGGGTATTTCAACCCTAATCTTGAGCGTATTGCAGCCATCAGGCCAGACCTTGTCATTCTGCAGGGCAGGCATGAAAAGATGGATACATACTGCCGCAGACAGGGGATTCCCGTGCTGCGTGTAAGTATGGAAAACAGGGCTTCCATTACAGAGGGTATCCTTGTTCTGGGAAAAGCCCTGGAACGTGAAAATGAAGCTGTAAAACTTGTTGATTCTCTGGAAGCTGAGCTGGAAAAACTCCGCATACGATATGAGAGAGCCAATCCTCCCGCCATACTCCTTGTGCTGGGGACTACCCCCGGTACCCTTTCCCAGATCATGACCGCAGGAAAAGATTCCTACCTTACTGAACTTATCGCACTGGCCGGGGGGCGGAATATTTTTGATGACCATCCCCAGCGCTATCCCTCCATTTCCAAGGAAGCCATTCTCATGCGTCAGCCGGATATTATTCTGGAACTGCTTCCCGGAGAGTCTCCGCCAGCTCCGGAAGATCTTGTAAGAAAATGGCGGGCTCTTGGTCCGCTGCCTGCGGTGCGGCATGGTCGTATCCGGGTACTTTCCGCAAGTCATCTGCAGATGGCCGGTCCCCGTATTCCTGAAGCAACGGCCCTTTTGGGGGAGGTGATGGAGGAGATGATGTTATGGGAGAATTAA